Proteins encoded together in one Miscanthus floridulus cultivar M001 chromosome 16, ASM1932011v1, whole genome shotgun sequence window:
- the LOC136511954 gene encoding transcription factor TGAL1-like: protein MAYVSPGTDTSTDLDTDEKNQMLELGQLVSLTASDSGNKSKDKLGQKALRRLAQNREAARKSRLRKKAYVEQLENSRLKLSQLEQELQRARQQGIFIPTPGDQPHSTSDNGALAFDTDYARWQDDYNKQINELRAALNAHASDDDLRRIIDSFMAHYHEAFRLKGVAAKADAFHVLSGMWKTPVERCFMWLGGLRPSELLKLLASHLEPLTEQQLASIYSLQQSSQQAEEDLSQGMRALQQSVSETLASGSLYPAGSSGNAADCSGQMAAAVGKLGTLESFLQEADDLRRQTLEEMQRILTTRQSARALLAISDYLSRLRALSSLWIARPRE, encoded by the exons ATGGCTTATGTGAGCCCCGGGACTGATACGTCAACAGATCTCGATACTGACGAGAAGAATCAAATG ttggaactaggGCAGCTTGTATCCCTTACAGCTTCTGATTCTGGCAACAAATCAAAGGATAAGCTTGGTCAAAAG GCACTCCGCCGTCTGGCCCAAAACCGTGAAGCTGCTAGGAAAAGCCGTCTAAGAAAGAAG GCATATGTTGAGCAACTTGAGAACAGCAGGCTGAAACTTAGTCAATTGGAGCAGGAGCTCCAGCGTGCTCGCCAACAG GGCATTTTTATTCCTACTCCAGGAGACCAGCCTCATTCAACTAGTGACAATG GTGCTTTGGCATTTGACACGGACTATGCTCGGTGGCAAGATGACTACAATAAGCAGATAAATGAATTGAGGGCTGCACTCAATGCACATGCCAGTGACGATGATCTTCGGCGTATTATCGATAGCTTCATGGCACATTATCATGAAGCTTTCAGGCTTAAGGGTGTAGCAGCCAAGGCAGATGCTTTCCACGTGCTGTCAGGAATGTGGAAGACCCCTGTCGAGAGGTGTTTTATGTGGTTAGGTGGACTTCGACCGTCAGAGCTTCTAAAG TTGCTTGCAAGTCATCTGGAACCCCTTACTGAACAGCAGCTTGCAAGTATATACAGCCTGCAACAGTCCTCGCAACAAGCTGAAGAGGACCTTTCGCAGGGGATGAGAGCACTGCAACAGTCGGTCTCAGAAACCCTTGCGTCAGGATCCCTGTATCCTGCTGGTTCTTCTGGTAACGCTGCAGATTGCTCGGGGCAAATGGCAGCGGCAGTTGGGAAGCTTGGCACTCTAGAAAGCTTCCTACAGGAG GCTGACGATCTGCGAAGGCAGACTCTTGAAGAGATGCAGCGCATACTGACCACCCGCCAATCTGCACGAGCACTGCTTGCAATCAGTGACTATCTTTCCCGGCTACGCGCTCTGAGTTCTCTCTGGATTGCACGACCACGGGAATGA
- the LOC136511953 gene encoding glutamate-1-semialdehyde 2,1-aminomutase, chloroplastic isoform X1 — translation MAGAAAAAVASGISARPAAPRRASTGRRARLPVVRAAISLEKGEKAYTVQKSEEIFNAAKELMPGGVNSPVRAFKSVGGQPVVFDSVKGSRMWDVDGNEYIDYVGSWGPAIIGHADDKVNAALIETLKKGTSFGAPCLLENVLAEMVISAVPSIEMVRFVNSGTEACMGALRLVRAFTGREKIVKFEGCYHGHADSFLVKAGSGVATLGLPDSPGVPKGATYETLTAPYNDVEAVKKLFEDNKGEIAAVFLEPVVGNAGFIPPQPGFLNALRDLTKQDGALLVFDEVMTGFRLAYGGAQEYFGITPDVTTLGKIIGGGLPVGAYGGRRDIMEMVAPAGPMYQAGTLSGNPLAMTAGIHTLKRLTEPRTYEYLDKITGELIRGILDVGAKTGHEMCGGHIRGMFGFFFTGGPVHNFGDAKKSDTEKFGRFYRGMLEEGVYLAPSQFEAGFTSLAHTSQDIEKTIEAAEKVLKRI, via the exons ATGGCCGGAGCTGCAGCCGCCGCCGTGGCGTCCGGGATCTCGGCCCGGCCGGCCGCGCCGAGGAGGGCCTCGACGGGGCGCCGCGCTCGGCTGCCGGTGGTGCGGGCCGCGATATCCCTCGAGAAGGGCGAGAAGGCGTACACGGTGCAGAAGTCCGAGGAGATCTTCAACGCCGCCAAG GAGCTGATGCCTGGAGGTGTCAATTCGCCAGTCCGTGCCTTCAAATCTGTTGGTGGGCAGCCTGTAGTGTTCGACTCTGTAAAGGGTTCTCGTATGTGGGATGTTGATGGGAACGAGTACATCGATTATGTTGGTTCCTGGGGTCCTGCAATTATCGGCCATGCAGATGATAAG GTGAATGCTGCATTGATTGAAACACTGAAGAAAGGAACTAGCTTTGGTGCTCCATGTTTGCTGGAGAATGTATTGGCTGAGATGGTCATCTCTGCTGTACCAAGTATTGAAATGGTCCGCTTTGTCAATTCAGGGACAGAAGCCTGCATGGGAGCACTCCGCCTTGTGCGTGCATTCACTGGGCGGGAGAAGATTGTCAAGTTCGAAGGCTGCTACCATGGCCATGCTGATTCCTTCCTTGTCAAAGCTGGCAGTGGTGTTGCCACCCTTGGCCTCCCAGACTCCCCTGGTGTCCCCAAGGGGGCCACCTATGAGACTTTAACAGCACCCTACAATGATGTTGAGGCAGTGAAGAAATTGTTCGAGGACAACAAAGGGGAGATTGCTGCTGTCTTCCTCGAGCCAGTTGTTGGCAATGCTGGTTTTATTCCCCCACAACCTGGTTTCCTCAATGCCCTCCGTGACTTGACCAAACAGGATGGTGCACTCCTGGTCTTTGATGAAGTGATGACCGGTTTCCGCCTGGCGTACGGTGGAGCTCAAGAGTACTTCGGGATCACCCCTGACGTGACAACCTTGGGTAAGATTATTGGGGGTGGCCTCCCTGTTGGTGCCTACGGTGGGAGGAGGGATATCATGGAGATGGTTGCCCCAGCAGGACCAATGTACCAGGCAGGAACTCTCAGTGGAAACCCTCTAGCCATGACTGCTGGAATTCACACGCTCAAGCGTCTTACAGAGCCCCGCACCTACGAGTACTTGGACAAGATCACTGGCGAACTCATTCGTGGGATATTGGATGTGGGTGCGAAAACGGGGCACGAGATGTGCGGTGGACACATCAGAGGAATGTTTGGCTTTTTCTTCACCGGTGGACCCGTCCACAACTTCGGTGATGCCAAGAAGAGCGACACTGAGAAGTTTGGAAGGTTCTACCGTGGCATGCTGGAAGAGGGTGTGTACCTGGCTCCCTCGCAGTTCGAGGCGGGTTTCACCAGCTTGGCGCACACCTCCCAGGACATCGAGAAGACCATCGAGGCCGCTGAGAAGGTTCTGAAGCGGATATAG
- the LOC136511953 gene encoding glutamate-1-semialdehyde 2,1-aminomutase, chloroplastic isoform X2: MPGGVNSPVRAFKSVGGQPVVFDSVKGSRMWDVDGNEYIDYVGSWGPAIIGHADDKVNAALIETLKKGTSFGAPCLLENVLAEMVISAVPSIEMVRFVNSGTEACMGALRLVRAFTGREKIVKFEGCYHGHADSFLVKAGSGVATLGLPDSPGVPKGATYETLTAPYNDVEAVKKLFEDNKGEIAAVFLEPVVGNAGFIPPQPGFLNALRDLTKQDGALLVFDEVMTGFRLAYGGAQEYFGITPDVTTLGKIIGGGLPVGAYGGRRDIMEMVAPAGPMYQAGTLSGNPLAMTAGIHTLKRLTEPRTYEYLDKITGELIRGILDVGAKTGHEMCGGHIRGMFGFFFTGGPVHNFGDAKKSDTEKFGRFYRGMLEEGVYLAPSQFEAGFTSLAHTSQDIEKTIEAAEKVLKRI, encoded by the exons ATGCCTGGAGGTGTCAATTCGCCAGTCCGTGCCTTCAAATCTGTTGGTGGGCAGCCTGTAGTGTTCGACTCTGTAAAGGGTTCTCGTATGTGGGATGTTGATGGGAACGAGTACATCGATTATGTTGGTTCCTGGGGTCCTGCAATTATCGGCCATGCAGATGATAAG GTGAATGCTGCATTGATTGAAACACTGAAGAAAGGAACTAGCTTTGGTGCTCCATGTTTGCTGGAGAATGTATTGGCTGAGATGGTCATCTCTGCTGTACCAAGTATTGAAATGGTCCGCTTTGTCAATTCAGGGACAGAAGCCTGCATGGGAGCACTCCGCCTTGTGCGTGCATTCACTGGGCGGGAGAAGATTGTCAAGTTCGAAGGCTGCTACCATGGCCATGCTGATTCCTTCCTTGTCAAAGCTGGCAGTGGTGTTGCCACCCTTGGCCTCCCAGACTCCCCTGGTGTCCCCAAGGGGGCCACCTATGAGACTTTAACAGCACCCTACAATGATGTTGAGGCAGTGAAGAAATTGTTCGAGGACAACAAAGGGGAGATTGCTGCTGTCTTCCTCGAGCCAGTTGTTGGCAATGCTGGTTTTATTCCCCCACAACCTGGTTTCCTCAATGCCCTCCGTGACTTGACCAAACAGGATGGTGCACTCCTGGTCTTTGATGAAGTGATGACCGGTTTCCGCCTGGCGTACGGTGGAGCTCAAGAGTACTTCGGGATCACCCCTGACGTGACAACCTTGGGTAAGATTATTGGGGGTGGCCTCCCTGTTGGTGCCTACGGTGGGAGGAGGGATATCATGGAGATGGTTGCCCCAGCAGGACCAATGTACCAGGCAGGAACTCTCAGTGGAAACCCTCTAGCCATGACTGCTGGAATTCACACGCTCAAGCGTCTTACAGAGCCCCGCACCTACGAGTACTTGGACAAGATCACTGGCGAACTCATTCGTGGGATATTGGATGTGGGTGCGAAAACGGGGCACGAGATGTGCGGTGGACACATCAGAGGAATGTTTGGCTTTTTCTTCACCGGTGGACCCGTCCACAACTTCGGTGATGCCAAGAAGAGCGACACTGAGAAGTTTGGAAGGTTCTACCGTGGCATGCTGGAAGAGGGTGTGTACCTGGCTCCCTCGCAGTTCGAGGCGGGTTTCACCAGCTTGGCGCACACCTCCCAGGACATCGAGAAGACCATCGAGGCCGCTGAGAAGGTTCTGAAGCGGATATAG